The following coding sequences lie in one Arabidopsis thaliana chromosome 3, partial sequence genomic window:
- a CDS encoding Tautomerase/MIF superfamily protein (Tautomerase/MIF superfamily protein; FUNCTIONS IN: molecular_function unknown; INVOLVED IN: inflammatory response, response to other organism; LOCATED IN: peroxisome; EXPRESSED IN: 20 plant structures; EXPRESSED DURING: 13 growth stages; CONTAINS InterPro DOMAIN/s: Tautomerase (InterPro:IPR014347), Macrophage migration inhibitory factor (InterPro:IPR001398); BEST Arabidopsis thaliana protein match is: Tautomerase/MIF superfamily protein (TAIR:AT5G01650.1); Has 396 Blast hits to 396 proteins in 86 species: Archae - 0; Bacteria - 25; Metazoa - 165; Fungi - 0; Plants - 140; Viruses - 0; Other Eukaryotes - 66 (source: NCBI BLink).), producing MPCLYITTNVNFDGVNTDPFYSEVTKAVASIVGRPQNLVMVVLKGSVEIVFGGNKEAAAYAEIVSMGGITKQVKRELIATVGSILHTHFSIHPTRFIFKVFDINSLPLPSKL from the exons ATGCCTTGTCTTTACATTACAACAAACGTCAATTTTGACGGCGTTAACACCGATCCGTTCTACTCCGAAGTCACCAAAGCCGTCGCTTCCATCGTCGGACGACCTCAAAAC TTAGTGATGGTGGTGTTGAAGGGATCAGTAGAGATAGTATTTGGAGGGAACAAAGAAGCAGCTGCATATGCAGAGATTGTGTCAATGGGAGGCATCACCAAACAAGTTAAGAGAGAACTCATAGCGACCGTTGGTTCTATTCTTCACACTCATTTTTCTATTCATCCCACTCGTTTtatctttaaagtttttgatattaaTTCTTTGCCTCTTCCTTCTAAACTTTAG